One Kitasatospora sp. MAP12-44 DNA segment encodes these proteins:
- a CDS encoding GAP family protein, which yields MIADLLVIGTAITLGPLHNSVFILLLSAERGVRKGLAFILSWLASLVLVIVAVMLLTGGTPPAQHDAPSTAVLSVKLTLGLGFVLYGERRRRRPSRPHRPPRWQARLDEVSGWTAAGLAILLQPWGMVGAGAASAVDANLSSVAATLALTGYCVLATASLLVMELYTTFAPAAAGARLRGLRDWLDGHQEQTIVTISLLLGLWLVGHSIYQLVS from the coding sequence ATGATCGCTGACCTTCTCGTCATCGGCACCGCGATCACGCTGGGGCCGCTGCACAACAGCGTCTTCATCCTGCTGCTCTCCGCGGAGCGCGGTGTCCGCAAGGGGCTCGCCTTCATCCTGTCCTGGCTCGCGAGTCTGGTCCTGGTGATCGTCGCGGTGATGCTGCTGACCGGCGGCACGCCTCCGGCGCAGCACGATGCCCCCTCCACGGCCGTCCTGTCGGTGAAGCTGACGCTGGGCCTTGGTTTCGTCCTCTACGGAGAACGCCGACGCCGGCGGCCCAGTCGCCCCCACCGACCGCCCCGGTGGCAGGCGAGGCTGGACGAGGTCTCCGGCTGGACGGCGGCCGGACTCGCGATCCTGCTGCAGCCCTGGGGGATGGTGGGCGCCGGCGCAGCCTCGGCGGTCGACGCGAACCTGTCCTCGGTCGCTGCCACCCTCGCCCTGACGGGGTACTGCGTGCTGGCGACCGCCAGCCTGCTGGTGATGGAGCTGTACACGACGTTCGCACCGGCTGCCGCCGGGGCCCGACTGCGGGGCCTGCGCGATTGGCTGGACGGTCACCAGGAGCAGACGATCGTGACGATCTCGCTGCTCCTGGGCCTCTGGCTGGTCGGCCACAGCATCTACCAGCTCGTCAGCTGA
- a CDS encoding glycoside hydrolase family 15 protein, whose protein sequence is MDRYPPIAEHGLVGDLQTVALVSAQGVIDWFAAPRFDSPSVFAALLDHDKGGYFRLAPEHPDITYRQLYYPDTAVLVTRFMSPDGVGEVLDYMPPDRTAVATDRHTMIRVARAVRGTVTFTLDCRPRFDYGRAEHQLELGAGGGVFRAPGISAYVQSTFALERDGQDVTGTVTLNAGEHGCVAFTVCEPGGEAPEPPTTDGITAQLWETVEFWREWLRTSTYRGRWPELVHRSVITLKLLTYAPTGALIAAATMGLPEQVGGERNWDYRYTWVRDGALSVRAMLDLGFVDEATAFIHWLVARLRERAGAGGEPLQTMYRVDGDPDLPEESLEHWEGYRGSYPVRAGNGAADQLQLDIYGEAVYALAQGRHIAQQANYQGWKALAQTLDWLCDNWDRPDEGIWETRGGRKDFTYSRVMCWVALDHALQAAEIFRRPANTAKWTEARDAIFEQAMARGWSESERAFVQHYDGDVLDASLLLMPRVGFIAPKDPAWLSTLDAMDRKLVSDSLVYRYDPASSPDGLRGSEGTFSLCTFLHVDALARAGRLPQARYAFEKMRTYANHVGLFAEEIGPSGEQLGNFPQAFTHLSLIMAAITLDEALDSAQGR, encoded by the coding sequence ATGGACCGCTACCCACCCATCGCCGAGCACGGCCTGGTGGGCGACCTGCAGACCGTCGCCCTCGTCTCGGCGCAGGGCGTGATCGACTGGTTCGCCGCGCCCAGATTCGACTCGCCCAGCGTCTTCGCCGCCCTGCTGGACCACGACAAGGGCGGCTACTTCCGGCTGGCGCCCGAGCACCCCGACATCACCTACCGGCAGCTCTACTACCCGGACACCGCCGTCCTGGTCACCCGGTTCATGTCGCCGGACGGCGTCGGCGAGGTGCTCGACTACATGCCGCCGGACCGGACTGCTGTCGCGACCGACCGGCACACGATGATCCGCGTCGCGCGGGCCGTCCGGGGCACGGTGACGTTCACCCTCGACTGCCGCCCGCGCTTCGACTACGGCCGCGCCGAGCACCAGTTGGAACTCGGTGCCGGGGGCGGCGTGTTCCGGGCGCCCGGAATCAGCGCGTACGTACAGAGCACCTTCGCGCTGGAGCGCGACGGCCAGGACGTGACGGGGACGGTCACGCTGAACGCCGGCGAGCACGGGTGCGTCGCGTTCACCGTGTGCGAGCCGGGCGGCGAGGCGCCAGAGCCCCCCACGACCGACGGCATCACGGCACAGCTCTGGGAGACCGTGGAGTTCTGGCGCGAGTGGCTGCGCACCTCCACCTACCGCGGCCGCTGGCCCGAGCTGGTGCACCGCTCGGTCATCACCCTCAAGCTGCTCACCTACGCGCCCACCGGGGCCCTGATCGCCGCCGCCACCATGGGCCTGCCCGAGCAGGTCGGCGGGGAACGCAACTGGGACTACCGCTACACCTGGGTCCGCGACGGCGCCCTGTCGGTGCGGGCCATGCTGGACCTCGGGTTCGTCGACGAGGCGACCGCTTTCATCCACTGGCTGGTCGCCCGGCTGCGCGAGCGGGCGGGCGCCGGGGGTGAGCCGCTGCAGACCATGTACCGGGTGGACGGCGACCCGGACCTACCGGAGGAGAGCCTGGAGCACTGGGAGGGCTATCGCGGCTCGTACCCGGTGCGGGCCGGCAACGGCGCGGCCGACCAGCTCCAGCTGGACATCTACGGCGAGGCGGTCTACGCGCTCGCCCAGGGCCGCCACATCGCCCAGCAGGCCAACTACCAGGGGTGGAAGGCGCTGGCCCAGACCCTGGACTGGCTCTGCGACAACTGGGACCGGCCCGACGAGGGCATCTGGGAGACGCGCGGCGGGCGCAAGGACTTCACCTACAGTCGGGTGATGTGCTGGGTCGCCCTCGACCACGCCCTCCAGGCGGCGGAGATCTTCCGCCGGCCGGCCAACACCGCGAAGTGGACCGAAGCCCGGGACGCCATCTTCGAGCAGGCGATGGCGCGCGGCTGGAGCGAGTCGGAGCGGGCCTTCGTCCAGCACTACGACGGCGACGTCCTGGACGCCTCGCTGCTGCTGATGCCCAGGGTCGGGTTCATCGCCCCCAAGGATCCGGCCTGGCTGTCCACGCTGGACGCGATGGACCGCAAGCTCGTCTCCGACAGCCTGGTCTACCGCTACGACCCGGCCTCCTCACCGGACGGCCTGCGCGGCTCCGAGGGCACCTTCAGCCTCTGCACCTTCCTGCACGTGGACGCGCTGGCGCGGGCGGGCAGGCTCCCGCAGGCCCGGTACGCCTTCGAGAAGATGCGTACCTACGCCAACCACGTCGGCCTGTTCGCCGAGGAGATCGGCCCGAGCGGGGAGCAGCTGGGCAACTTCCCGCAGGCGTTCACCCACCTGTCGCTGATCATGGCCGCGATCACCCTCGACGAGGCGCTCGACAGCGCGCAGGGCCGCTGA
- a CDS encoding cytochrome ubiquinol oxidase subunit I: MQPTTAAALLANAPAQLLPARELMAFTLASHILLVPFGVALPAITLLMHYRGLRRGDVVALKLARRWSAVMAVQFAIGVVTGTVLSFEFGLLWPGMMGRWGDVFGLGFGVEAWAFFLEAVLIAIYLYGWRRLKPWTHFWLGLPLPLTALMGAFGIIAANSWMNTPRGFTLDAAGNPVDVTVRQAIFTPMFGPEYWHFAVAMFLTAAYVVAGVYAVGWLRGRRDRYHRLGFTLPFTVAAILTPIQFVLGDSIARSVFHKQPVKFAALEIVWNTGTHVPEYMFGRLNSDGTVSGGLKIPQLDSILAGFKPSTQVTGLTSVAADDRPTATQATIAHWAFDLMALIGSVLILLALWYAWCWLRHRDLPRSRWFFRCAAVAGAACLFTVECGWIATEVGRQPWIVYFNTRVSDAVTTTKSGSLWTMFGVVAVVYVAVFGSFLAVLLKMRTRWRIADAASSPTAPAPELDTPYGPRGEPVPTAAAPGGNGERADGGES, translated from the coding sequence ATGCAACCCACCACCGCCGCCGCCCTCCTGGCGAACGCCCCCGCCCAACTCCTGCCCGCCCGGGAGCTGATGGCCTTCACCCTGGCCTCCCACATCCTGCTGGTCCCGTTCGGCGTGGCGCTGCCCGCCATCACCTTGCTGATGCACTACCGGGGACTGCGCCGGGGCGACGTCGTCGCCCTGAAACTCGCCCGGCGCTGGTCCGCCGTGATGGCCGTGCAGTTCGCCATCGGGGTCGTCACCGGTACCGTCCTCTCCTTCGAGTTCGGCCTGCTGTGGCCCGGCATGATGGGGCGTTGGGGCGACGTGTTCGGGCTCGGGTTCGGCGTCGAGGCCTGGGCGTTCTTCCTGGAGGCCGTGCTGATCGCGATCTACCTCTACGGCTGGCGCCGGCTCAAGCCGTGGACGCACTTCTGGCTGGGCCTGCCCCTGCCGCTGACCGCCCTGATGGGCGCCTTCGGCATCATCGCGGCCAACTCGTGGATGAACACCCCGCGGGGCTTCACCCTCGACGCCGCGGGCAATCCGGTCGATGTCACCGTGCGGCAGGCGATCTTCACACCGATGTTCGGCCCCGAGTACTGGCACTTCGCGGTGGCGATGTTCCTCACCGCCGCGTACGTGGTCGCCGGCGTCTACGCGGTCGGCTGGCTGCGCGGGCGCCGCGACCGCTACCACCGGCTCGGCTTCACCCTGCCGTTCACGGTCGCCGCGATCCTCACCCCGATCCAGTTCGTGCTCGGCGACTCCATCGCGCGCTCGGTCTTCCACAAGCAGCCGGTCAAGTTCGCCGCCCTGGAGATCGTCTGGAACACCGGCACCCACGTGCCGGAGTACATGTTCGGCCGGCTGAACTCCGACGGCACCGTCTCCGGCGGCCTGAAGATCCCCCAACTCGACTCGATCCTGGCCGGGTTCAAGCCCAGCACCCAGGTCACCGGTCTCACCTCGGTGGCAGCCGACGACCGCCCCACCGCCACCCAGGCCACCATCGCCCACTGGGCCTTCGACCTCATGGCCCTCATCGGCAGCGTGCTGATCCTGCTCGCGCTCTGGTACGCCTGGTGCTGGCTGCGCCACCGCGACCTGCCCCGCTCGCGCTGGTTCTTCCGCTGCGCCGCCGTCGCGGGGGCGGCCTGCCTGTTCACCGTGGAGTGCGGCTGGATCGCCACCGAGGTCGGCCGCCAGCCCTGGATCGTCTACTTCAACACGCGGGTCTCCGACGCGGTGACCACCACCAAGTCCGGTTCGCTGTGGACGATGTTCGGCGTCGTCGCGGTGGTGTACGTGGCCGTCTTCGGGTCCTTCCTGGCGGTGCTGCTGAAGATGCGGACCCGCTGGCGGATCGCCGACGCCGCGTCGTCCCCCACCGCTCCGGCGCCGGAGCTCGACACGCCGTACGGCCCGCGCGGTGAGCCGGTGCCCACCGCGGCCGCGCCCGGTGGGAACGGCGAGCGGGCCGACGGGGGCGAGTCCTGA
- a CDS encoding cyclase family protein yields MATSRTGPAPPPLTAAEFAALYERVRRERGPGGPAQGALATVTHRQVLAAVGEVRSGRTVTMAAPIETRPGPDNPEPSDHLMTGAVRGSIEASGLDFARDRIAMNVHGDVDSHIDALCHVVYDGTLYGGVPASTLTSGGASELSIDLAHDGIVGRGVLLDIPRLRGVPWLEPGEHVTGEELCAAEAAQSVRVTEGDLLFVRVGHRRRRGELGSWNTAQARAGLHPTAMEFLAQRRVAVLGSDGNSDTAPGTTEGVDFPVHVLGIHAMGLHLLDYLQFEDLVPLCEAAGRWSFLCVIAPLRLPTATGSPVNPIAIL; encoded by the coding sequence ATGGCCACCTCGCGCACCGGCCCGGCACCGCCCCCGCTGACCGCCGCCGAGTTCGCCGCGCTGTACGAGCGCGTCCGGCGCGAGCGCGGGCCGGGCGGCCCCGCGCAGGGAGCTCTGGCCACCGTCACTCACCGGCAGGTGCTGGCCGCGGTGGGCGAGGTCCGGTCGGGCCGCACGGTGACCATGGCCGCGCCGATCGAGACCCGGCCGGGCCCGGACAATCCGGAGCCCAGCGACCACCTCATGACGGGCGCCGTCCGCGGGTCCATCGAAGCGAGCGGGCTGGACTTCGCGCGCGACCGGATCGCCATGAACGTGCACGGCGACGTCGACAGCCACATCGACGCCCTCTGCCACGTCGTCTACGACGGGACGCTGTACGGCGGTGTGCCCGCGAGCACGCTGACCAGCGGCGGCGCGAGCGAGCTGTCCATCGATCTGGCGCACGACGGGATCGTGGGACGGGGCGTTCTGCTCGACATCCCCCGGCTGCGCGGGGTGCCGTGGCTGGAGCCCGGGGAGCACGTCACCGGCGAGGAGCTCTGCGCCGCCGAGGCCGCGCAGAGCGTCCGGGTCACCGAGGGCGACCTGCTCTTCGTCCGGGTGGGCCACCGCCGCCGCCGGGGCGAGCTCGGCTCGTGGAACACGGCCCAGGCCCGCGCCGGTCTGCACCCGACGGCGATGGAGTTCCTGGCACAGCGCCGGGTCGCGGTGCTGGGCAGCGACGGCAACAGCGACACCGCCCCCGGTACGACCGAGGGCGTCGACTTCCCCGTGCATGTCCTGGGCATCCACGCGATGGGCCTGCACCTGCTGGACTACCTGCAGTTCGAGGACCTGGTGCCGCTCTGCGAAGCCGCCGGCCGGTGGTCCTTCCTCTGCGTGATCGCCCCGCTGCGGCTGCCCACGGCCACCGGCTCCCCGGTCAATCCGATCGCGATCCTCTGA
- a CDS encoding GMC family oxidoreductase: MADDRHYDVIIIGSGAGGGTLAHRLAPSGKRVLILERGGYLPRELDNWDSTAVFVKGKYLAPESWYDANGRAFQPEVNYYVGGNTKFYGAALFRLRPEDFGVLRHHDGVSPAWPIRYEDLEPYYTEAEHLYLVHGEHGEDPTEGPASAPYAHPPVRHEPRIQQLSDDLEKQGLHPFHLPIGVNLTQDAEGGATHESVCIRCNRVDGFPCLVNGKSDAQVICVDPALKHANVELVTGANVRRLETDPTGRRVTAVVTELADGSTGRFAADLVVVACGAVNSAALLLRSANEQHLGGLANSSDMVGRHYMRHNNLALMAVSKEPNPTRFQKTLALHDWYLGADDFEFPLGGIQMLGKSDAAQIHGEAPRWAGKISPDLPFEVLAHHAVDFWLCGEDLPLPDSRVTLDSDGAIHLSIDEQNNMIGLKRLQHKLQSMLGQLGMHPHRLLDHSLYLHKGMPIGATAHQAGTVRFGTDPRTSVLDVDCKAHDLDNLYVVDTSFFPSIGAVNPSLTAIANALRVGDRILERLR, encoded by the coding sequence ATGGCTGACGACAGGCACTACGACGTCATCATCATCGGCAGCGGTGCGGGCGGCGGCACGCTCGCCCATCGGTTGGCGCCCTCGGGCAAGCGGGTCCTGATCCTGGAGCGCGGCGGCTACCTGCCCCGCGAGCTCGACAACTGGGACTCCACGGCCGTCTTCGTGAAGGGCAAGTACCTCGCTCCCGAGTCCTGGTACGACGCGAACGGCCGCGCGTTCCAGCCGGAGGTCAACTACTACGTCGGTGGCAACACCAAGTTCTACGGCGCCGCGCTGTTCCGGCTGCGGCCCGAGGACTTCGGTGTGCTGCGCCATCACGACGGCGTCTCGCCGGCCTGGCCGATCCGCTACGAGGACCTGGAGCCGTACTACACCGAGGCCGAGCACCTCTACCTGGTGCACGGCGAGCACGGCGAGGACCCCACCGAGGGACCGGCCAGTGCCCCGTACGCCCACCCGCCCGTGCGGCACGAGCCCCGCATCCAGCAGCTCAGCGACGACCTGGAGAAGCAGGGCCTGCACCCCTTCCACCTGCCGATCGGGGTCAACCTCACCCAGGACGCCGAGGGCGGGGCCACCCATGAGAGCGTCTGCATCCGCTGCAACCGGGTCGACGGGTTCCCGTGCCTGGTGAACGGCAAGTCGGACGCCCAGGTGATCTGCGTCGACCCCGCGCTGAAGCACGCCAACGTCGAGCTGGTCACGGGCGCCAACGTCCGCCGCCTGGAGACCGATCCGACCGGTCGCCGGGTCACCGCGGTGGTCACGGAGCTCGCGGACGGCTCGACCGGGCGGTTCGCCGCCGACCTCGTGGTGGTCGCCTGCGGGGCCGTCAACTCGGCCGCACTGCTACTGCGTTCGGCCAACGAGCAGCACCTGGGCGGCTTGGCCAACAGCTCGGACATGGTCGGCCGCCACTACATGCGGCACAACAACCTGGCGCTGATGGCGGTCTCCAAGGAGCCCAATCCGACCCGGTTCCAGAAGACCCTGGCGCTGCACGACTGGTACCTCGGCGCGGACGACTTCGAGTTCCCGCTCGGCGGCATCCAGATGCTCGGGAAGTCCGACGCCGCGCAGATCCACGGCGAGGCACCGCGCTGGGCCGGCAAGATCTCACCCGACCTGCCGTTCGAGGTACTCGCCCACCACGCCGTCGACTTCTGGCTCTGCGGCGAGGACCTGCCGCTGCCGGACAGCCGGGTCACCCTCGACTCGGACGGCGCCATCCACCTCAGCATCGACGAGCAGAACAACATGATCGGTTTGAAGCGGCTGCAGCACAAGCTGCAGAGCATGCTGGGGCAGCTGGGCATGCACCCCCACCGGCTGCTCGACCACAGCCTCTACCTCCACAAGGGCATGCCGATCGGCGCCACCGCGCACCAGGCCGGCACCGTGCGGTTCGGCACGGACCCCCGCACCTCGGTCCTGGACGTCGACTGCAAGGCCCACGACCTGGACAACCTCTACGTGGTCGACACCAGCTTCTTCCCGAGCATCGGCGCCGTGAACCCGTCGCTGACCGCCATCGCCAACGCCCTGCGGGTCGGCGACCGCATCCTCGAACGGCTCCGCTAG
- a CDS encoding gluconokinase yields MQSDHVEPVAYRPTVIVVLGVSGAGKSTVGSLLAARLGWPFEDADDLHAPQSRARMAAGHRLTDQERGPWLRAVAHWMDERLRAGESAVVACSALKRAYRDVLRDGRPEVQLLYLRGSRELIAKRLSERHGHFFPAGLLDSQFADLEEPSADEQPWVAPLTDTPEAIVGAVLERLRTRRD; encoded by the coding sequence GTGCAGAGCGACCATGTGGAACCTGTGGCGTACCGGCCGACCGTCATCGTGGTCCTGGGCGTTTCCGGCGCGGGGAAGAGCACGGTGGGTTCGCTGCTGGCGGCGCGCCTCGGATGGCCGTTCGAGGATGCCGACGACCTCCATGCGCCGCAGTCCCGCGCGAGGATGGCCGCCGGCCACCGGCTGACCGACCAGGAGCGCGGGCCCTGGCTGCGGGCGGTCGCGCACTGGATGGACGAGCGGCTGCGCGCGGGCGAGTCGGCGGTGGTGGCCTGCTCCGCGCTCAAGCGGGCCTACCGGGACGTCCTGCGCGACGGGCGCCCGGAGGTCCAGCTGCTCTACCTGCGGGGAAGCCGGGAGCTCATCGCCAAGCGGCTGTCCGAGCGGCACGGGCACTTCTTCCCGGCCGGGCTGCTGGACAGTCAGTTCGCCGACCTGGAGGAGCCGTCGGCGGACGAGCAGCCGTGGGTGGCGCCGCTCACCGACACGCCGGAGGCCATCGTCGGCGCCGTCCTGGAGCGCCTGCGGACCCGCCGCGACTGA
- a CDS encoding SDR family oxidoreductase → MAERTGEARGVLSAQLLAGQKALVTGANSGIGKATAIALGRAGADVVVNYVVGADQAEEVVAQIKGFGVRAYAHEADVSDEDQVVGMVARMVQEFGTIDLMVANAGLQRDSPVIGMTIAQWQKVIDVNLTGQFLCAREAAKEFMRRGVVPEVSRSAGKIICMSSVHQIVPWSGHVNYASSKGGVGMLMQTLAQELAPHKIRVNAVAPGAIRTPINKDAWETPQAEADLLRLIPYGRVGDPDDIADAVVALASDLLDYVVGATLYVDGGMTLFPGFATGG, encoded by the coding sequence GTGGCAGAACGTACCGGTGAGGCCCGCGGAGTGCTCTCCGCCCAGCTCCTCGCCGGGCAGAAAGCACTGGTGACCGGCGCCAATTCGGGCATCGGCAAGGCGACCGCGATCGCCCTCGGCCGGGCCGGGGCGGATGTCGTGGTCAACTACGTGGTCGGCGCGGACCAGGCCGAGGAGGTCGTGGCGCAGATCAAGGGCTTCGGCGTGCGCGCCTACGCGCACGAGGCCGACGTCTCCGACGAGGACCAGGTCGTGGGCATGGTGGCGCGGATGGTCCAGGAGTTCGGCACCATCGACCTCATGGTGGCCAACGCCGGTCTCCAGCGGGACTCGCCCGTCATCGGGATGACGATCGCGCAGTGGCAGAAGGTCATCGACGTCAACCTGACCGGTCAGTTCCTGTGCGCGCGCGAGGCCGCCAAGGAGTTCATGCGGCGCGGGGTCGTGCCGGAGGTCTCCCGGTCGGCGGGGAAGATCATTTGCATGAGCTCGGTGCACCAGATCGTGCCCTGGTCGGGCCATGTGAACTACGCGTCCTCCAAGGGCGGGGTGGGCATGCTGATGCAGACCCTCGCCCAGGAGCTCGCCCCCCACAAGATTCGGGTCAACGCCGTCGCCCCGGGCGCCATCCGCACCCCCATCAACAAGGACGCCTGGGAAACCCCGCAGGCCGAGGCCGACCTGCTGCGGCTCATCCCCTACGGCCGGGTCGGGGACCCGGACGACATCGCCGACGCGGTCGTCGCCCTGGCCTCGGACCTCCTCGACTACGTGGTCGGCGCCACCCTCTACGTCGACGGCGGGATGACCCTCTTCCCCGGCTTCGCCACCGGAGGCTGA
- a CDS encoding DUF389 domain-containing protein produces the protein MDMIHVRLVVPPELADETVGLLSADHYVFNLLVHPGAARNPAGEAVECDVLTGAANETLGRLRSLGVERRGSIMVDPVEMALSGPAARVEAQRLGPRAHAPVWEEVEARIRAEGTYLPSFYLYLIVAGLIGSVGIITNSQILIVAAMVVGPEYGAITSIALGLEKRNAVRVRQGLLALLIGFSLAVVVTFLFSLLVRGAGLQPRAFDLGVRPVSNLINTPNFFSVVVAVLAGIVGIVSLTQSRTSALLGVFISVTTIPAAADIGVSCAFSSWTEARGSLFQLLLNIVVLIVVGLLTLKTQKAFWRRVSRRRAQGAAR, from the coding sequence ATGGACATGATCCACGTGCGTCTGGTGGTTCCGCCCGAACTGGCCGACGAGACGGTCGGGTTGCTGTCGGCCGATCACTACGTCTTCAACCTGCTCGTCCACCCCGGTGCCGCGCGCAACCCGGCGGGTGAAGCCGTCGAGTGCGATGTGCTGACCGGCGCAGCGAACGAGACGCTGGGTCGACTGCGGAGCCTGGGCGTGGAGCGCCGCGGCTCGATCATGGTCGATCCGGTGGAGATGGCGCTGTCCGGGCCGGCGGCCCGGGTGGAGGCGCAGCGGCTCGGCCCCCGCGCCCACGCTCCGGTCTGGGAGGAGGTCGAGGCACGCATCCGCGCGGAGGGCACCTATCTGCCCAGCTTCTACCTCTACCTGATCGTCGCGGGTCTGATCGGGTCGGTGGGGATCATCACCAACTCACAGATCCTGATCGTCGCGGCGATGGTCGTCGGGCCCGAGTACGGCGCCATCACCAGCATCGCCCTGGGCCTGGAGAAACGGAACGCGGTGCGGGTCCGGCAGGGCCTGCTCGCCCTGCTGATCGGCTTCTCGCTCGCGGTGGTCGTCACGTTCCTGTTCTCTCTGCTGGTCCGGGGAGCGGGCCTGCAGCCCCGCGCGTTCGACCTGGGCGTCAGGCCCGTCTCCAACCTGATCAACACGCCCAACTTCTTCTCCGTCGTGGTGGCGGTACTGGCCGGCATCGTCGGGATCGTCTCCCTCACCCAGTCCAGGACGAGCGCGCTGCTCGGCGTCTTCATCTCGGTCACCACCATCCCGGCGGCTGCCGACATCGGCGTCTCGTGCGCGTTCTCCAGCTGGACCGAGGCACGTGGTTCGCTGTTTCAACTGCTGCTCAACATCGTGGTGCTGATCGTGGTGGGGCTGCTCACCCTCAAGACCCAGAAGGCGTTCTGGCGCAGGGTCAGCCGCCGCAGGGCCCAGGGGGCCGCCCGCTGA
- a CDS encoding cytochrome d ubiquinol oxidase subunit II, whose translation MADLIAWVLVLAVAAYACAGGTDYGAGFWDLVAGGAARGERPRRLIDHAMGPVWEVNNVWLVFVLILMWTGFPTMFEAVFEALWLPLALAAVGLVLRGAGFALRKPAHRLSRRRLYGAVFAISSLLTPFFLGAVLGGIASGRVAVGVTASADAWANPTSVLTGLLAIGAVAFLGAVFLCCDARRFGADDLVGYFRLRALLALGAIVLLALIGLPVTHGDAHYVWHGFTGGLGLLFVLLALASGIVTAVLLARRSYRWCRYTAVASVALTVFGWGFAQRPYLLPTSLTVAQAAGASTTLGWLVIVTVVAIVLVGPAVVLLYWMDTHGELESLSDADTQAAPAAGDNL comes from the coding sequence ATGGCGGACCTGATCGCCTGGGTGCTGGTGCTCGCCGTCGCCGCCTACGCCTGCGCGGGCGGTACCGACTACGGCGCGGGCTTCTGGGACCTGGTGGCCGGGGGAGCGGCCCGGGGCGAGCGCCCCCGCCGGCTGATCGACCACGCGATGGGACCCGTCTGGGAGGTCAACAACGTCTGGCTGGTCTTCGTCCTGATCCTGATGTGGACCGGGTTCCCGACCATGTTCGAGGCCGTCTTCGAGGCCCTGTGGCTGCCGCTGGCCCTCGCCGCCGTCGGCCTGGTGCTGCGCGGCGCGGGCTTCGCGCTGCGCAAGCCCGCCCACCGGCTCTCCCGACGGCGGCTCTACGGTGCGGTGTTCGCGATCTCCTCGCTGCTCACCCCGTTCTTCCTCGGGGCCGTGCTGGGCGGGATCGCCTCGGGCCGGGTCGCGGTCGGCGTCACCGCCTCCGCGGACGCCTGGGCCAACCCCACCTCCGTCCTGACCGGCCTGCTCGCCATCGGCGCGGTCGCTTTCCTTGGCGCCGTCTTCCTGTGCTGCGACGCGCGCCGCTTCGGCGCCGACGACCTCGTCGGCTACTTCCGGCTGCGCGCGCTGCTCGCGCTCGGCGCGATCGTGCTGCTGGCGCTGATCGGCCTGCCGGTCACCCATGGCGACGCGCACTACGTCTGGCACGGGTTCACCGGCGGGCTCGGGCTGCTGTTCGTGCTCCTCGCGCTGGCGAGCGGCATTGTCACCGCCGTGCTGCTGGCGCGCCGCTCCTACCGCTGGTGCCGGTACACCGCCGTGGCGAGCGTGGCGCTCACCGTCTTCGGCTGGGGCTTCGCGCAGCGGCCCTACCTGCTGCCGACGTCCCTGACGGTGGCCCAGGCGGCCGGTGCCTCGACCACCCTGGGCTGGCTGGTGATCGTCACGGTGGTGGCGATCGTCCTGGTGGGACCGGCCGTGGTGCTGCTCTACTGGATGGACACGCACGGCGAGTTGGAGTCCCTCAGCGACGCCGACACCCAGGCCGCGCCGGCCGCTGGCGACAACCTCTAG